In the genome of Fulvitalea axinellae, one region contains:
- a CDS encoding DUF6694 family lipoprotein, whose translation MKRLSAILLLLTLAFSSCSPTVDASSEKSFKASIKQLKESLSKEERKEFAECVKLIMTQNISVKDLLSKPKAYAREKLDGKTVSDILKEGKELKKELEKKRKKKTKKWFKK comes from the coding sequence ATGAAAAGATTATCCGCAATATTACTGTTATTAACCCTCGCTTTTTCTTCTTGCTCCCCGACGGTTGACGCTTCAAGTGAAAAATCCTTTAAAGCTTCTATCAAGCAACTCAAAGAATCATTGTCAAAGGAAGAAAGAAAAGAGTTCGCCGAATGCGTCAAGCTAATTATGACCCAAAATATTTCCGTAAAGGATCTTCTCTCTAAACCAAAGGCTTACGCAAGGGAAAAGTTAGACGGGAAGACAGTATCGGATATACTAAAGGAAGGCAAAGAGCTTAAAAAGGAACTTGAGAAGAAAAGAAAAAAGAAAACTAAAAAATGGTTTAAAAAATAA